One genomic segment of Intestinimonas butyriciproducens includes these proteins:
- the fabG gene encoding 3-oxoacyl-[acyl-carrier-protein] reductase has product MELEGKAALVTGGSRGIGRAVCLELARRGACVAVNYAGNAAAAEETVESCKAMGVDAFSVQADVADAAACDAMVKEVVSRFGRLDILVNNAGITRDGLMPMLKDADWDAVLDANLKGAFHCMRAAYRPMMKQKYGRVVNLSSIVGLRGNAGQANYAASKAGLIGLTKSMAKELAGRNVTVNAVAPGFIDTDMTAALPEKARESMLASIPMGRLGQGEDVAKAVAFFAGDGAGYVTGQVLCVDGGMAV; this is encoded by the coding sequence ATGGAGCTGGAAGGGAAAGCGGCGCTGGTCACCGGCGGCAGCCGCGGCATTGGAAGGGCGGTCTGCCTGGAGCTGGCCCGGCGCGGCGCATGTGTGGCCGTGAATTATGCGGGAAACGCGGCGGCAGCGGAGGAGACTGTGGAGTCCTGCAAAGCGATGGGAGTGGATGCCTTTTCCGTACAGGCCGACGTGGCGGATGCCGCGGCCTGTGACGCCATGGTCAAAGAGGTGGTGTCCCGGTTTGGGCGGCTAGATATCCTGGTCAACAACGCCGGGATTACCCGGGACGGCCTGATGCCCATGCTGAAGGATGCCGACTGGGATGCGGTGCTGGACGCCAATCTAAAGGGGGCGTTTCACTGCATGCGGGCGGCTTACCGGCCCATGATGAAACAGAAATACGGACGTGTGGTGAATCTCTCCAGTATTGTGGGCCTGCGGGGCAACGCGGGACAGGCCAACTACGCCGCCAGCAAGGCGGGGCTCATCGGCCTTACCAAGTCCATGGCCAAAGAGCTGGCCGGACGGAACGTCACGGTAAACGCGGTGGCCCCCGGTTTTATCGATACCGATATGACAGCGGCGCTCCCCGAAAAGGCGCGGGAGTCCATGCTGGCCTCCATCCCCATGGGGAGATTGGGCCAGGGGGAGGACGTGGCGAAGGCGGTGGCCTTTTTCGCAGGGGACGGGGCCGGATATGTGACGGGACAGGTCCTCTGTGTGGACGGCGGCATGGCCGTATAA
- a CDS encoding beta-ketoacyl-ACP synthase III gives MRGLKMISTGRCLPRRSVTNKDMSELVETNDEWIFSRTGIRTRRFCGEETAADLSAGAAQQAMERAGIRPEELGACVVCTITPDYLAPSEACLLQRRLGLPEDIPCFDLNAGCTGFLYGLQVIRGLLLQSPRRYALLVGAEVLSRITDFADRSTCVLFGDGAGAAVLTLEEQAAWASTLGARVEEEAILVPGPGQEARPYIKMDGQKVFRFAVEAIPRCIGELLGRTGLELEDIDWFVPHQANRRIIDHVAKKLRLPEGRFYQNMERYGNTSAASIPIALDEMAESGLLLRGQKVMCIGFGAGLTWGGALLEW, from the coding sequence CGGCGGAGTGTGACCAACAAGGACATGAGCGAGCTGGTGGAGACCAACGATGAGTGGATTTTTTCACGGACAGGCATCCGGACCCGGCGATTTTGCGGAGAGGAGACGGCAGCGGACCTTTCGGCCGGTGCGGCCCAACAGGCGATGGAGCGGGCAGGTATCCGTCCGGAAGAGCTGGGAGCTTGTGTGGTATGCACGATCACACCGGATTATCTGGCCCCCAGTGAGGCCTGCCTGCTCCAGCGGCGGCTGGGGCTCCCGGAAGACATCCCCTGTTTTGACCTGAATGCGGGGTGCACCGGGTTTCTCTATGGGCTCCAGGTGATCCGGGGGCTGCTGTTGCAGAGCCCGAGGCGCTATGCACTGCTGGTCGGTGCGGAGGTGCTCAGCCGAATCACCGACTTTGCGGATCGGAGCACCTGCGTCCTCTTCGGGGACGGAGCCGGCGCGGCGGTGCTCACGCTGGAGGAACAGGCAGCCTGGGCCAGTACCTTGGGCGCCAGGGTAGAGGAAGAGGCCATCCTCGTGCCGGGTCCCGGACAGGAAGCACGCCCCTACATCAAGATGGACGGGCAGAAGGTGTTCCGCTTTGCGGTGGAGGCCATCCCCCGCTGTATCGGAGAGCTGTTGGGGCGGACAGGACTGGAACTGGAGGACATCGACTGGTTCGTGCCTCACCAGGCCAACCGCCGGATCATCGATCATGTGGCAAAAAAGCTGCGCCTCCCGGAGGGCCGTTTTTATCAGAATATGGAGCGCTATGGAAATACCTCGGCGGCCAGTATTCCCATTGCCCTGGATGAGATGGCGGAGTCCGGCCTGCTGCTGCGGGGCCAGAAGGTCATGTGCATCGGATTTGGCGCGGGCCTTACCTGGGGCGGCGCGCTGCTGGAATGGTAA
- a CDS encoding nitronate monooxygenase, with translation MTRLNELLGTEFPIVQGGMANIATAEFAAAVSNTGALGLIGGGGMDAAGFRESIRRCRTLTDRPFGVNIMLMHPQAEEMADIAAEERVAVITTGAGNPARFIPRWKESGAKVFPVVAAVALARLVERAGADGVIAEGTESGGHVGELTTMALVPQVCDAVGIPVVAAGGIADARQLLAAYALGACGAQVGTCLLVSEECPIHPNYKEAVLKAKDSGTVVTGRIGGTPVRILKNAMARAYVAREREGAAKMELEQFTLGSLRRAVFEGDVKNGSLMAGQVSGMLREIRPLRAILEELCGGCGAHLRELEQEVFS, from the coding sequence ATGACGAGACTCAATGAGCTGCTGGGTACGGAATTCCCCATTGTTCAGGGCGGTATGGCCAATATTGCCACCGCCGAATTTGCCGCCGCCGTCTCTAACACCGGTGCCCTGGGACTCATCGGCGGAGGCGGCATGGATGCGGCGGGCTTTCGGGAGAGCATACGCAGGTGCAGGACCCTGACGGACCGTCCCTTTGGCGTGAATATCATGCTGATGCACCCACAGGCGGAGGAGATGGCGGATATCGCAGCGGAGGAGCGGGTGGCGGTGATCACCACCGGCGCGGGGAATCCGGCACGCTTCATCCCGCGCTGGAAGGAGTCCGGCGCCAAGGTGTTTCCGGTGGTGGCTGCGGTGGCGCTGGCCCGGCTGGTGGAGCGCGCCGGCGCGGACGGGGTCATCGCCGAGGGCACCGAGTCCGGCGGACATGTGGGGGAGCTCACCACAATGGCTCTGGTCCCGCAGGTTTGCGACGCGGTGGGCATCCCGGTGGTGGCCGCCGGAGGCATCGCGGACGCCCGTCAGCTCCTGGCGGCCTATGCTCTGGGAGCCTGCGGCGCCCAGGTGGGCACCTGCCTGCTGGTGAGTGAGGAATGCCCCATCCACCCCAATTATAAAGAGGCCGTGCTGAAGGCGAAGGACAGCGGTACGGTGGTGACGGGCCGCATCGGCGGTACGCCGGTGCGCATTTTGAAAAACGCCATGGCCCGGGCCTATGTGGCTAGGGAACGGGAGGGCGCGGCCAAGATGGAGCTGGAGCAGTTTACCTTGGGCAGCCTGCGCCGGGCCGTCTTCGAGGGAGATGTGAAAAACGGCAGCCTGATGGCGGGACAGGTGTCCGGCATGCTTCGGGAGATCCGCCCTTTGCGGGCCATCCTGGAGGAGCTGTGTGGCGGCTGCGGCGCCCACCTGCGGGAATTGGAACAGGAGGTTTTCTCATGA
- the fabF gene encoding beta-ketoacyl-ACP synthase II, with protein MEKRRVVITGMGAVTPLGLTVEESWLAVRAGTCGIAPITLYDTSGMKAKLAGEVKGFEPADYMEKREARKMDRFAQFALAAAGEAVAQSGLEFSAEDPYRCGLIVSCGIGGLTTMQHECAKGEAKGYDRISPFFIPMAIGNMAAAQIAIKYGITGMATCPTTACAGGTNAVGDALRQVRDGYADVVLCGGAEAVVNELAMGGFTSMHALSTAEEPDRASIPFDAARSGFVMGEGAGILVLEELKHARRRRAPILAEVVGYGATCDAHHITAPALGGAGAARCMTMALADAGVEPEQVDYINAHGTSTPMNDVCETQAVKTAFGAHAHRLMMSSTKSMTGHMLGAAGAVEAIFTALSLKEDFAPATIGYREPDPECDLDIVPNEGRKALLRYAMSNSLGFGGHNASILLKKWEA; from the coding sequence ATGGAGAAGAGAAGGGTAGTCATTACCGGTATGGGAGCGGTCACGCCCCTGGGGCTTACCGTGGAGGAGAGCTGGCTGGCAGTACGGGCGGGGACCTGCGGCATCGCACCCATCACCCTGTACGATACCTCCGGTATGAAGGCCAAGCTGGCGGGCGAGGTAAAGGGGTTTGAGCCCGCCGACTATATGGAAAAGCGGGAGGCGCGGAAGATGGACCGCTTTGCCCAGTTCGCCTTGGCCGCCGCCGGAGAGGCGGTGGCGCAGAGCGGGCTGGAGTTCTCCGCCGAGGACCCCTATCGGTGTGGGCTCATCGTCTCCTGCGGCATCGGAGGGCTCACCACCATGCAGCATGAGTGCGCCAAAGGGGAGGCAAAGGGGTATGACAGGATATCCCCCTTCTTTATTCCCATGGCCATCGGCAACATGGCCGCGGCTCAGATCGCCATCAAATATGGGATCACAGGCATGGCGACATGTCCCACTACGGCCTGCGCGGGAGGGACCAACGCCGTGGGCGACGCCCTCCGACAGGTCCGGGACGGCTATGCCGATGTGGTCCTCTGCGGGGGCGCGGAGGCCGTTGTCAACGAGCTGGCCATGGGGGGCTTTACCTCCATGCACGCCCTGAGCACGGCGGAGGAGCCGGACAGGGCTTCCATCCCCTTTGACGCGGCGCGCAGCGGCTTTGTGATGGGTGAAGGGGCCGGCATTCTGGTGCTGGAGGAGCTGAAACACGCCCGGCGGCGGCGGGCGCCCATCCTGGCGGAGGTGGTGGGCTATGGCGCCACCTGCGACGCCCACCACATCACGGCCCCCGCACTGGGCGGCGCGGGAGCCGCCCGGTGCATGACCATGGCCCTGGCGGATGCGGGCGTGGAGCCGGAGCAGGTGGACTATATCAACGCCCACGGCACCTCCACCCCGATGAACGACGTCTGTGAGACGCAGGCGGTCAAAACTGCCTTTGGAGCACACGCCCACAGGCTGATGATGAGTTCCACCAAGTCCATGACCGGCCATATGCTAGGGGCAGCCGGAGCGGTGGAGGCCATTTTCACCGCGCTCAGCCTGAAGGAGGACTTTGCCCCCGCCACCATCGGCTATCGGGAACCCGATCCGGAGTGCGATCTGGATATTGTGCCCAACGAGGGCCGGAAGGCCCTGCTCCGCTATGCCATGTCCAACTCCCTGGGGTTCGGCGGCCATAACGCCAGTATTCTGCTGAAGAAATGGGAGGCATGA
- the fabD gene encoding ACP S-malonyltransferase: protein MKVAFLYAGQGTQHPGMGRDLYETYPAFRSVFESAKVDFDLEKVCFEGPDETLNQTQYTQPCMVAFATGVTEVLQEKGVRPSVTAGLSLGEYSALHASGVLDPATAIELVAFRGKAMAEAVQGRPSAMAAIFMLGREALQACCDAASHLGVAEIANLNCPGQIVIGGDALAVEEAGRLALEAGARRVIPLKVSGPFHTSLMAPAGRALEERLKGVEFGPMEVPTLFNCLGGPMREGDTIPGLLVRQVQNSVHMEDSIRFLEAQGVDTVVEIGPGKALSGFVKKTAKGIKTYAVETAEDLEHVVSVLKGA, encoded by the coding sequence ATGAAAGTGGCTTTTCTGTATGCGGGACAGGGCACCCAGCACCCGGGGATGGGGCGGGATCTCTATGAGACCTATCCCGCCTTTCGCTCTGTATTTGAAAGCGCCAAAGTGGATTTCGATCTGGAAAAGGTCTGTTTTGAGGGCCCGGACGAGACTCTGAATCAAACCCAGTATACCCAGCCCTGTATGGTGGCCTTTGCCACCGGCGTGACGGAGGTATTACAGGAGAAGGGCGTCCGGCCTTCCGTGACCGCAGGGCTCAGCCTGGGCGAGTACTCTGCCCTGCACGCCTCTGGAGTGCTGGACCCGGCCACTGCTATCGAGCTGGTGGCGTTCCGGGGAAAGGCCATGGCGGAAGCGGTCCAGGGGCGCCCCAGTGCCATGGCGGCCATTTTTATGCTGGGAAGGGAGGCGCTCCAGGCCTGCTGTGACGCGGCCTCCCATCTAGGGGTGGCCGAGATCGCCAACCTCAACTGCCCCGGACAGATCGTCATCGGGGGAGACGCCCTGGCTGTGGAAGAGGCGGGACGTCTGGCACTGGAGGCGGGTGCCAGACGTGTGATCCCCCTCAAAGTGAGCGGACCCTTCCACACCTCGCTGATGGCGCCGGCGGGCAGGGCCCTGGAGGAGCGGCTGAAGGGAGTGGAGTTCGGGCCCATGGAGGTGCCCACGCTCTTTAACTGCCTGGGAGGTCCCATGCGGGAGGGAGATACCATCCCAGGCCTTCTGGTGCGGCAGGTGCAGAACAGCGTCCACATGGAGGACAGCATTCGCTTCCTGGAGGCCCAGGGGGTGGACACCGTGGTGGAGATCGGGCCCGGTAAGGCGCTCTCCGGCTTTGTAAAAAAGACAGCCAAGGGAATCAAGACCTATGCGGTAGAGACGGCAGAGGACCTGGAACATGTCGTCTCCGTCCTGAAAGGAGCGTGA